The following proteins are encoded in a genomic region of Triticum dicoccoides isolate Atlit2015 ecotype Zavitan chromosome 1B, WEW_v2.0, whole genome shotgun sequence:
- the LOC119348772 gene encoding myb family transcription factor PHL7-like isoform X1, whose product MMYHAKKFSVPFAPQRAQNSEHVSNIGAFSGSNISNPANPVGSGKQRLRWTSDLHSRFVDAIAQLGGPDRATPKGVLTVMGVPGITIYHVKSHLQKYRLAKYIPESPAEACVGSKDEKKDSSDSFSNADSAPGSQINEGLKMQMEVQKRLHEQLEVQKQLQLRIEAQGKYLQMIIEEQQKLGGSLEGSEERKLSHSPPTLDDYPDSIQPSPKKSRLDDLSTDAVRGVAQPGFESHLIGPWDQELCPKTNICDPAFQVDEFKANPGLSKS is encoded by the exons ATGATGTACCATGCTAAGAAGTTTTCTGTGCCCTTTGCACCACAGAGGGCTCAGAATAGTGAGCATGTAAGTAATATTGGAGCTTTCAGTGGGTCCAACATAAGCAACCCTGCTAATCCTGTAGGGAGTGGGAAACAACGGCTGAGATGGACCTCTGATCTCCATAGTCGTTTTGTGGATGCAATCGCCCAACTTGGTGGACCAGATA GAGCAACACCTAAAGGAGTACTCACTGTAATGGGTGTGCCAGGGATTACAATTTATCACGTGAAGAGCCATTTGCAG AAGTATCGCCTTGCAAAGTACATACCAGAATCGCCTGCTGAAG CTTGTGTAGGTTCCAAGGACGAAAAGAAGGATTCTAGTGATTCATTCTCTAATGCAGATTCTGCACC GGGTTCACAAATCAATGAAGGATTGAAGATGCAAATGGAAGTTCAGAAGCGGCTCCATGAACAACTTGAG GTTCAAAAGCAGTTGCAGCTGAGAATCGAAGCACAAGGGAAGTACTTGCAGATGATCATAGAGGAGCAGCAAAAGCTTGGTGGCTCACTTGAAGGTTCTGAGGAGAGGAAGCTTTCACATTCACCACCTACCTTAGATGACTACCCTGACAGCATACAGCCTTCTCCGAAGAAATCGCGGTTGGATGATCTGTCAACAGATGCGGTCCGGGGTGTTGCACAGCCAGGGTTTGAATCCCATCTTATCGGCCCATGGGATCAAGAACTGTGTCCGAAGACCAACATATGCGATCCTGCATTCCAAGTGGATGAGTTTAAGGCAAACCCTGGTTTGAGCAAGTCATAA
- the LOC119348772 gene encoding myb family transcription factor PHL7-like isoform X2 produces MMYHAKKFSVPFAPQRAQNSEHVSNIGAFSGSNISNPANPVGSGKQRLRWTSDLHSRFVDAIAQLGGPDRATPKGVLTVMGVPGITIYHVKSHLQKYRLAKYIPESPAEGSKDEKKDSSDSFSNADSAPGSQINEGLKMQMEVQKRLHEQLEVQKQLQLRIEAQGKYLQMIIEEQQKLGGSLEGSEERKLSHSPPTLDDYPDSIQPSPKKSRLDDLSTDAVRGVAQPGFESHLIGPWDQELCPKTNICDPAFQVDEFKANPGLSKS; encoded by the exons ATGATGTACCATGCTAAGAAGTTTTCTGTGCCCTTTGCACCACAGAGGGCTCAGAATAGTGAGCATGTAAGTAATATTGGAGCTTTCAGTGGGTCCAACATAAGCAACCCTGCTAATCCTGTAGGGAGTGGGAAACAACGGCTGAGATGGACCTCTGATCTCCATAGTCGTTTTGTGGATGCAATCGCCCAACTTGGTGGACCAGATA GAGCAACACCTAAAGGAGTACTCACTGTAATGGGTGTGCCAGGGATTACAATTTATCACGTGAAGAGCCATTTGCAG AAGTATCGCCTTGCAAAGTACATACCAGAATCGCCTGCTGAAG GTTCCAAGGACGAAAAGAAGGATTCTAGTGATTCATTCTCTAATGCAGATTCTGCACC GGGTTCACAAATCAATGAAGGATTGAAGATGCAAATGGAAGTTCAGAAGCGGCTCCATGAACAACTTGAG GTTCAAAAGCAGTTGCAGCTGAGAATCGAAGCACAAGGGAAGTACTTGCAGATGATCATAGAGGAGCAGCAAAAGCTTGGTGGCTCACTTGAAGGTTCTGAGGAGAGGAAGCTTTCACATTCACCACCTACCTTAGATGACTACCCTGACAGCATACAGCCTTCTCCGAAGAAATCGCGGTTGGATGATCTGTCAACAGATGCGGTCCGGGGTGTTGCACAGCCAGGGTTTGAATCCCATCTTATCGGCCCATGGGATCAAGAACTGTGTCCGAAGACCAACATATGCGATCCTGCATTCCAAGTGGATGAGTTTAAGGCAAACCCTGGTTTGAGCAAGTCATAA